A stretch of Mycobacterium sp. ITM-2016-00316 DNA encodes these proteins:
- a CDS encoding helix-turn-helix transcriptional regulator, producing the protein MVEDQLLDRAYAALADPTRRRLLEALREGDARITDLAAPMPMTFAGVSRHIGVLETAGLVTREVRGREHWLSLRDEGLTPAAQWMGEQTDFWSTRADALAERLRRKKAGR; encoded by the coding sequence ATGGTTGAAGATCAGCTGCTGGACCGGGCGTATGCCGCACTGGCGGATCCGACGCGTCGCCGATTGCTGGAAGCCTTGCGGGAAGGGGATGCCCGGATCACCGATCTGGCTGCGCCGATGCCGATGACCTTCGCGGGAGTCTCCCGCCATATCGGAGTCCTGGAGACAGCGGGTCTGGTGACCCGCGAAGTGCGTGGCCGTGAACACTGGCTCTCGCTGCGCGATGAGGGGTTGACCCCGGCCGCACAGTGGATGGGGGAGCAGACCGACTTCTGGTCGACTCGCGCCGATGCGCTTGCCGAGCGGTTGCGTCGCAAGAAGGCCGGACGATGA
- a CDS encoding SRPBCC domain-containing protein, with product MTETRTVHVQRIMPAGPEEVFDEWLDPESLREWMCPRPTRCVTVTVEPRVGGLFRFDVDDRGASVLITGQFVRIERPRLLRFTWTNSYWVDPTAASMVTVTFEPVQDGQTLMSIEHAMLPPEEYENFHDGWLKTADQLADLLNA from the coding sequence ATGACCGAGACGCGCACTGTGCACGTGCAGCGGATCATGCCGGCCGGCCCCGAGGAGGTCTTCGACGAGTGGCTGGACCCGGAATCGTTGCGGGAGTGGATGTGTCCGCGCCCCACCCGATGTGTCACGGTGACCGTCGAACCACGGGTGGGCGGGCTGTTCCGGTTCGACGTCGACGACCGGGGTGCCAGTGTGCTCATCACGGGGCAGTTCGTCCGCATCGAGCGGCCACGGTTGTTGCGCTTCACCTGGACCAACTCGTACTGGGTGGACCCGACGGCCGCCAGCATGGTCACGGTGACCTTCGAACCGGTGCAGGACGGTCAGACCCTGATGTCCATCGAGCACGCCATGCTGCCGCCGGAGGAGTACGAGAACTTCCACGACGGGTGGCTCAAGACCGCCGATCAGCTGGCGGATCTCTTGAACGCCTGA
- a CDS encoding threonine/serine exporter ThrE family protein, whose amino-acid sequence MVFDRSEETARARRSLRGALRGRRDPAPIAGQRRRSANHVGDVYTRKVLDLTIRLAEVMLSSGSGTADIVATAQDVAQAYQLSDCVVDITFSTIIVSALPTADSPPLTIVRSVRARATDYTRLAELDTLVRRITSGGVTVDQAHEAMDVLSERPHPYPRWLATAGWAGFALGIAMLLGGNWLVCILAAVTSAVIDRVGRYLNRIGTPFFFQHAVGAAIATLVAVAAYRFADQGPTALVATGIVVLLSGMTLVGSVQDALTGHMLTAVGRLGDVIFLTAGIVVGIVAALQIATLAGVTIALHVDATESFVVPSQPLQIFIAVFGAALAGVCLTLASYAPLRSVVTAGFAAGAAQLALIGLGHAQIGHIFATGIASVGVGLLATLISIRRQAPALVTATAGITPMLPGLAVFRSVFYFAVDERFLDGIAQLLSAVAIALAIGSGVVMGELLGSPLRYRAGRVGDFLRIEGPPGLRRAVGRVVRLQPATGVPASRAQSVALEPETSAEASDSEEPPQEAADTDHGRPTN is encoded by the coding sequence ATGGTTTTCGATCGGTCTGAAGAAACGGCCCGCGCGCGTCGCAGTCTGCGGGGCGCGCTTCGTGGTCGCCGGGATCCGGCGCCGATCGCCGGACAACGCAGACGCAGCGCCAACCACGTCGGTGACGTGTACACCCGCAAGGTTCTCGACCTGACCATCCGGCTGGCCGAGGTGATGTTGTCATCGGGGTCGGGCACCGCCGATATCGTCGCGACCGCTCAGGATGTGGCTCAGGCATACCAGCTCTCCGACTGCGTCGTCGACATCACCTTCTCCACTATCATCGTTTCGGCGTTGCCGACCGCGGATAGCCCGCCGCTGACCATCGTGCGGTCGGTGCGCGCCCGCGCCACCGACTACACCCGGTTGGCCGAATTGGACACGCTGGTCCGCCGGATCACGTCCGGCGGCGTCACCGTCGATCAGGCCCATGAGGCGATGGACGTCCTCAGTGAGCGTCCACATCCGTATCCGCGCTGGCTGGCCACCGCCGGCTGGGCGGGCTTCGCGCTCGGTATCGCCATGCTGCTCGGCGGCAACTGGCTGGTCTGCATACTGGCGGCGGTCACCTCGGCGGTGATCGACCGGGTCGGGCGGTACCTCAACCGGATCGGCACACCGTTCTTCTTCCAACATGCGGTGGGGGCCGCGATCGCCACCCTGGTGGCGGTGGCCGCCTACCGGTTCGCCGATCAGGGCCCGACGGCGCTGGTGGCCACCGGCATCGTGGTCCTGTTGTCGGGAATGACGCTCGTCGGTTCGGTTCAGGATGCGTTGACCGGCCACATGCTGACGGCCGTGGGGCGCCTGGGCGACGTCATCTTCCTGACCGCGGGGATTGTGGTGGGCATCGTGGCGGCACTGCAGATCGCCACCCTGGCCGGTGTCACCATCGCCCTGCATGTCGATGCCACCGAATCATTCGTGGTGCCGAGCCAACCGCTGCAGATCTTCATCGCCGTGTTCGGTGCCGCTCTGGCCGGAGTGTGTCTGACGCTGGCCAGCTACGCGCCGCTGCGTTCGGTGGTGACCGCCGGGTTCGCGGCCGGTGCGGCCCAATTGGCGCTCATCGGCCTCGGTCATGCCCAGATCGGGCATATTTTCGCCACCGGGATCGCGTCCGTCGGAGTCGGCCTGCTGGCCACGCTGATCTCGATCCGGCGTCAGGCCCCGGCACTGGTGACCGCGACCGCCGGCATCACGCCCATGCTGCCGGGACTGGCGGTGTTCCGGTCGGTGTTCTACTTCGCGGTCGACGAACGATTCCTCGACGGCATCGCCCAGTTGCTGTCGGCCGTGGCGATCGCGCTGGCGATCGGCAGTGGCGTGGTGATGGGGGAGTTGCTGGGCTCACCGCTGCGCTATCGGGCCGGACGAGTCGGCGACTTTCTCCGCATCGAGGGCCCGCCGGGCCTGCGGCGCGCCGTGGGCCGCGTGGTGCGTCTGCAGCCGGCCACCGGTGTACCCGCGTCCCGGGCACAGAGTGTCGCCCTGGAGCCGGAGACGTCGGCCGAGGCTTCCGACAGCGAGGAGCCGCCGCAGGAGGCGGCCGACACCGACCACGGCCGTCCCACGAACTAG
- a CDS encoding RNA-binding S4 domain-containing protein produces the protein MESTRVDRWLWAVRLTKTRPDAATACRGGHVRINDRVAKPSATVVPGDTVKALVGDRTRIVEVVRVIQKRVGAADAVTCYLDRTPVAPPTTVVPVAVRDRGAGRPTKRDRRVLDKWRAGKG, from the coding sequence ATGGAGTCGACTCGGGTGGATCGCTGGTTGTGGGCGGTCCGGCTGACCAAGACCCGCCCCGACGCGGCGACGGCCTGCCGGGGCGGACACGTGCGGATCAACGATCGGGTCGCGAAACCGTCGGCGACCGTGGTCCCCGGCGACACGGTCAAAGCCCTGGTCGGTGATCGCACCCGGATCGTCGAGGTGGTGCGGGTCATCCAGAAGCGGGTCGGTGCCGCCGACGCGGTGACCTGCTACCTGGATCGCACGCCCGTGGCCCCGCCGACGACCGTGGTGCCGGTGGCCGTGCGCGATCGCGGCGCGGGGCGGCCGACCAAACGCGACCGCCGCGTCCTCGACAAATGGCGGGCCGGAAAGGGCTGA
- a CDS encoding DUF899 domain-containing protein → MQTPPIVNAAEWAAAHAEMLVKEKELTRARDALAAQRRRMPWTPVRNDYAFDGPNGRVALPDLFDGRRQLIVYRAFMDPGVAGWPEHGCTGCSLMADQVGDLSHLNARGTTLVYASRGSQQDITRIKDRMGWTIPWYTIVVEPDVAFDADFGVDQWHGTNAFIREGDQIFRTYFVNNRGDEAFGTTWSYLDITALGRQESWEDSPAGYPQTPPYQWWRWHDAYGDR, encoded by the coding sequence ATGCAGACACCACCGATAGTGAACGCGGCCGAGTGGGCGGCCGCTCACGCCGAGATGCTGGTGAAGGAGAAGGAACTCACCCGGGCCCGGGATGCACTTGCGGCGCAGCGCCGCCGGATGCCGTGGACCCCGGTCCGGAACGACTACGCCTTCGACGGGCCGAACGGCAGGGTTGCCCTGCCCGATCTGTTCGACGGCCGGCGGCAGCTGATCGTCTACCGCGCGTTCATGGACCCCGGAGTGGCGGGCTGGCCGGAACACGGTTGCACCGGTTGCTCATTGATGGCCGACCAGGTGGGCGACCTCAGTCATCTCAACGCCCGCGGCACCACACTGGTCTACGCGTCGCGCGGCTCGCAGCAGGACATCACCCGGATCAAGGACAGGATGGGCTGGACGATCCCCTGGTACACCATCGTGGTCGAACCGGATGTCGCCTTCGACGCCGACTTCGGCGTCGACCAGTGGCACGGCACGAATGCCTTCATCCGCGAGGGCGATCAGATCTTCCGGACCTACTTCGTCAACAACCGCGGCGATGAGGCGTTCGGCACCACCTGGAGCTATCTGGACATCACGGCACTAGGTCGTCAGGAATCGTGGGAGGACTCCCCAGCGGGTTACCCCCAGACCCCGCCCTACCAATGGTGGAGATGGCACGACGCGTACGGCGACCGGTGA
- a CDS encoding dihydrofolate reductase family protein — MAQLLRVHNFAVSQDGFGAGRDQSFERPFGHADPADLMSWAGATASWPNRKDPGGSRGIDDYFTRDFARNIGAEIMGRNKFSPHRGAWADHDWQGWWGDEPPFHTPVFVLTHHQRPSFILSDTTFHFIDADPVTALERAKEAAHGRDVRLGGGAQTVRQFLDADLVDTLHVAVAPVELGGGSRLWESSDELLDRFHRDVVPSPSGVSHHLFWRR, encoded by the coding sequence GTGGCTCAACTGCTGAGAGTGCACAATTTCGCGGTATCGCAAGACGGTTTCGGCGCCGGCCGCGACCAGAGCTTCGAGCGCCCCTTCGGGCACGCGGACCCGGCTGACTTGATGTCCTGGGCCGGTGCCACCGCGAGCTGGCCCAATCGCAAGGATCCCGGTGGCAGCCGGGGTATCGACGACTACTTCACCAGAGACTTCGCCCGCAACATCGGGGCTGAGATCATGGGCCGCAACAAGTTCAGTCCCCATCGCGGCGCCTGGGCTGACCACGACTGGCAAGGCTGGTGGGGCGACGAGCCGCCGTTCCACACCCCGGTCTTCGTGCTGACACATCACCAGCGACCGTCGTTCATCCTGTCGGACACCACGTTTCACTTCATCGACGCCGATCCTGTCACCGCACTGGAGCGGGCCAAAGAGGCCGCCCACGGCAGAGACGTCCGGCTCGGTGGCGGAGCGCAGACGGTCCGGCAGTTCCTGGACGCCGATCTCGTCGACACGTTGCACGTGGCGGTGGCCCCGGTAGAGCTCGGTGGGGGCTCGCGGCTGTGGGAGAGTTCCGATGAACTGCTCGACAGATTCCATCGTGATGTAGTGCCCAGCCCCAGCGGCGTGAGCCACCATCTGTTTTGGCGACGCTGA
- a CDS encoding cold-shock protein: protein MAEGTVKWFNSEKGFGFIAPDGGAPDVFVHYSEIQAGGFRNLEENQRVKFDITQGAKGPQAVGVTGL from the coding sequence ATGGCAGAAGGAACCGTTAAGTGGTTCAACAGCGAAAAGGGCTTCGGCTTCATCGCTCCTGACGGCGGTGCACCGGACGTTTTCGTGCACTACTCCGAGATCCAGGCCGGCGGATTCCGCAACCTGGAGGAGAACCAGCGGGTGAAGTTCGACATCACCCAGGGCGCCAAGGGCCCCCAGGCGGTCGGCGTCACCGGCCTGTAA
- a CDS encoding TIGR03364 family FAD-dependent oxidoreductase — MNSAIPDLVIVGAGIIGLAHAAEAVHRGLTVQIVERDSEAVGASVRNFGHACITAQGPALLETAQASRRGWLRTAAQSGFWAPEAGAVVLARSPAEAALIEEFRDARGAEAVRLLTADEVNARLTGPGRTPDPAIVGAAWFPADLRVDPRTTVATIAAWLAAQPGVRFHWRTNAVRCTDAAVHTSRGVVRGRHVLVCVGHDLDRLYPATAEANEVLRCRLQMALVGAPSGYALDSAVLTGTSMLRYEGMANLPAAAAVRAELERGNPELLELGANMMFTRRPDGTLLVGDSHHYGRTAPPFLDEQVSARLLGGVSRILGVDHLQVLQRWQGVYASSGRTDVLRASHEPTVSSVTVTTGLGMTLAFGLAAQTLDAL, encoded by the coding sequence ATGAATTCTGCAATCCCCGATCTGGTCATCGTCGGAGCGGGGATCATCGGCCTCGCGCACGCTGCCGAGGCCGTGCACCGCGGACTCACCGTGCAGATCGTGGAACGCGACTCCGAGGCCGTCGGCGCCTCGGTCCGTAATTTCGGCCACGCCTGCATCACCGCGCAGGGCCCCGCCCTCTTGGAGACCGCCCAGGCGTCCCGGCGCGGATGGCTGCGCACCGCGGCACAGAGCGGGTTCTGGGCGCCGGAGGCGGGCGCCGTGGTGCTCGCGCGCAGTCCCGCCGAAGCCGCTCTGATCGAGGAGTTCCGCGACGCGCGCGGCGCCGAAGCGGTCCGGTTGTTGACTGCAGATGAGGTGAACGCCAGGCTGACCGGACCCGGCCGGACTCCCGATCCCGCGATCGTCGGCGCCGCCTGGTTCCCGGCGGATCTGCGGGTCGATCCGCGCACCACGGTTGCCACCATCGCCGCATGGCTCGCCGCCCAGCCCGGGGTGCGATTCCACTGGCGTACCAATGCCGTGCGGTGCACCGATGCCGCGGTGCACACCAGCCGAGGCGTGGTGCGCGGACGGCACGTGTTGGTGTGCGTCGGCCACGACCTGGACCGGCTGTATCCGGCAACCGCCGAGGCCAACGAGGTGCTGCGGTGCCGGCTGCAGATGGCACTGGTGGGGGCACCGTCCGGCTACGCCTTGGATTCGGCGGTACTGACCGGCACCTCGATGCTGCGGTATGAGGGCATGGCGAACCTGCCTGCCGCAGCGGCGGTGCGGGCCGAGCTGGAACGCGGCAACCCCGAACTGCTGGAGCTGGGTGCGAACATGATGTTCACCCGCCGACCCGACGGCACACTGCTGGTCGGCGATTCACACCACTACGGCCGCACCGCGCCACCCTTCCTCGACGAGCAGGTGTCCGCGCGTCTGCTCGGCGGGGTCAGCCGCATCCTCGGGGTCGACCATCTGCAGGTGCTGCAGCGCTGGCAGGGCGTCTACGCCTCCAGCGGCCGCACCGATGTGCTGCGTGCGAGCCATGAACCCACCGTCAGCTCGGTGACCGTGACGACCGGCCTCGGGATGACGCTGGCCTTCGGGCTGGCCGCCCAGACGCTGGACGCGCTGTAG